The uncultured Desulfobacter sp. genomic interval AATGGCCCGCATTTTACGTTTTTTGCAGATCTTCTCAGCCTTGAGTATGTGCTGGGTCTCCCCTGATAGTACCCCCTGCACCGGGCTGTTCCGATTGGCCAGGACAAGATCAAGCTTTTCTTCTTCAAGCAGCGCCTCAATTTTTTCAATAGGGGCCTGAATCGCCAGCATGCTGCCGGGATCTCCGGCACTTTGGCCGGCCTTGGCCATGAGATTGCCCCGGGCAGCCGAAAGTTCAAAACAGGTTTGGGCGTCAATCCAGCCGGCTGCATAGAGTGCGCACAACTCTCCGTAACTGTGGCCGCAGGTCATCTTGGGTGCCACCTTGAACCGGGAAAGAATGCTCAGCATGGACAAAGAGACCGCGCCAATAGCCGGCTGGGCGATGCGGGTTTGGCGCAGGGCTGCCTCGGCAGATTTTTTATCCAAGGCATATTCCGGCGGCGGATACATATAGGCGGACAGCACCCTGTCATCTTCGGCATCCGTATTACCTACACAAGCCTGGGATAAATTAAGCATTTCAAGACTTTCGGGGAAAACCGACATAACCTGTCCGCCCATGCCGGTGTACTGACTTCCCTGGCCCGGGAAGACAAATCCCAGTTTGCCTGATGGTTTGCCTTTGCCGTAGAATATAGGCGGTTTGGCAGATTGATTACCGTTGACCACCTGTTTTGCCTGGGAAATACGTTCAAAAACATTATCCCGATCAGACAGCAAAATCAATAACCGTAAATCATGTTTTGATGAGAATGTTTTTCTGGACTGGACGGCCTGCCAAGCAATGGCCAGGGTCACGGCGGCCTTATCTCTGATGTCATAGGCTTTTATGGCTTCTTCAACGGTGTCAAGCTTAGCAAAAATTTCTTCTTTGGTTTTTCCTGAAATGGCCAGGATCTGAACCGTTCCGTCCCAGGAGATATCTGTTTTTTCAGGTGCGTACTCTTCAAGCACGGCATGAAAGTTTGACCCGCCGAATCCAAAGGCGGAAACACCGGAACAGCGCGAAGCGTTTCCCGTGCCTTGGCCGATCCAGGGTCTTGAGACCTGATTGAGGTAGAAGGGAGAGTTGTGTATATCCAGATCAGGATCAGGTGTTTGGGCCTTCAGCGTGGGGGGGATGACTTTATGGTGCAACGCCAAGGCAGCCTTGATAATGCCCGCCGCGCCTGCTGCCGCTTTGGCATGCCCGATCATGGATTTTACAGATCCTATGGCTGTGGATTCGGATGTTTTGTCTTGAAAAAATTGTTTCAGGGCGGTGAATTCAACCTTGTCACCCACCCGGGTGCCTGTACCGTGGGCTTCAATCAGTCCCACAGATTCAGGCAAAACACCTGCATTGGTATAGGCGTTGTTCAGTGCTTTGATCTGTCCTTTGGCCTCAGGGGCATATACGGCCGAGGTTCGTCCGTCACTGGATGTTCCCATGCCTTTAATGACTGCATAAATCCGGTCCTGGTCCCGCTGGGCATCTGCCAGACGCTTGAGTACCAGAAGACCCACACCTTCGCCAAGCACCGTCCCGTCTGCGTTTTCCGAAAAGGGCCGGGCGTCGCTGGTATGGGACAATACGCCGGTTTTGGCAAAACACATGTGCATGAAAATATCATTAAGCGTATCTACGCCGCCCGTGATGGACATATCACACTGGCCGGTTTCAAGCTCCATCATGGCCGTATGAATGGCGGAAAGGGAGCTTGCACACGCCGCATCACACACTGTGTTGGTGCCGGACAGGTCCAGGCGGTTGGCGATTCTTCCGGCTACCACATTCCCCAACAGGCCTGGAAATGAATTTTCCTGCCACCCGACATAGGAATCGCTGATCTGTTTTAAGACGTGTTCCTTTTTATCCGGGTCGATGCCGGCGGCTTCCAGCGCGTTTTTCCAGAACGGATGCCCAAGACGTGCCCCAAGAGGGATCACAAGCTCCTGGGTGCCGGTAACCCCGAGGATTACATTTACCCGTTTTTTTTTCAGATGGGCATGACCTACAGGATAACCCGCATCGGCAAGTGCCATGCGAACCACTTCCAGGCCAAGCAGCTGGGAGGTGTCAGTGGCGTCAATGTTTTTTGGGGGAATGCCGTAGGCTAAAGGGTCAAAGGCAATGTCCGGTAAAAAACCGCCCCTGTTGCAGTAGACATGGTCCGGACAGTCCGGATCCTCATTGAAATAGTCTTTCAGACGCCAGTGTGAGTCTTCGGGCACTTGTGTGATGGCATCAATGCCGTTGAATATCAATTTCCAGAATTCTTTAAGGTTTCTGGATTCAGGAAAAATACAGCCCATACCGATGATGGCAATGGGTGTTTTAGATGTGCCGGATGTCTGTGTTTGAGGTGCAGCTTTGGGTGTTGTCATATATGAACAATAATTATGGTTGCTGGTTTTATATATTTACAGCCTCTATATATACGGTAAAAAGGTATCGGATCATCCACCAGCAAGAATATTGACAAAAGTTTTACATAGGTTAAGACGCAATCAACTTCATAATATCATCAAGGGGCATAGGAGAAAAACGGCCGGCATCTGGGGGCAGTTCAAGCCCCTGGGCTCTTGCAAACGCGGCCCGGGTGACAACACAGGCCCCGGTGAGCAGATTCATGGCGATCTGTGCGGCAAACCGGTTGGTGTTAGGTTCAAGAAAGCTGCCTTTGACCCATTGGTTGAATGCGCCCATGGCAGGACCACACCAGACCTGATAATCCATTTTTCGCTGGGCATCTCCCTGGATGGCCCATCTGGATGACTGCCCAAGATAGGA includes:
- a CDS encoding beta-ketoacyl synthase N-terminal-like domain-containing protein, with amino-acid sequence MTTPKAAPQTQTSGTSKTPIAIIGMGCIFPESRNLKEFWKLIFNGIDAITQVPEDSHWRLKDYFNEDPDCPDHVYCNRGGFLPDIAFDPLAYGIPPKNIDATDTSQLLGLEVVRMALADAGYPVGHAHLKKKRVNVILGVTGTQELVIPLGARLGHPFWKNALEAAGIDPDKKEHVLKQISDSYVGWQENSFPGLLGNVVAGRIANRLDLSGTNTVCDAACASSLSAIHTAMMELETGQCDMSITGGVDTLNDIFMHMCFAKTGVLSHTSDARPFSENADGTVLGEGVGLLVLKRLADAQRDQDRIYAVIKGMGTSSDGRTSAVYAPEAKGQIKALNNAYTNAGVLPESVGLIEAHGTGTRVGDKVEFTALKQFFQDKTSESTAIGSVKSMIGHAKAAAGAAGIIKAALALHHKVIPPTLKAQTPDPDLDIHNSPFYLNQVSRPWIGQGTGNASRCSGVSAFGFGGSNFHAVLEEYAPEKTDISWDGTVQILAISGKTKEEIFAKLDTVEEAIKAYDIRDKAAVTLAIAWQAVQSRKTFSSKHDLRLLILLSDRDNVFERISQAKQVVNGNQSAKPPIFYGKGKPSGKLGFVFPGQGSQYTGMGGQVMSVFPESLEMLNLSQACVGNTDAEDDRVLSAYMYPPPEYALDKKSAEAALRQTRIAQPAIGAVSLSMLSILSRFKVAPKMTCGHSYGELCALYAAGWIDAQTCFELSAARGNLMAKAGQSAGDPGSMLAIQAPIEKIEALLEEEKLDLVLANRNSPVQGVLSGETQHILKAEKICKKRKMRAIKLPVAAAFHSRLVSDAATPFNNLTKKATITPTKIQVLSNTTGSPYPEDAAKTQDLLGWQLMHPVDFIGNIQHMHNQGIDTFVEIGPKQVLCGLIKSILKDQDVQVIALDKSAGKNFGIQDLGMGLCTLAALGHPVDLSAWEEDVPAPEAKKLVIMINGANSKPQMPETPKPEMVQTEQAPGQPAHSQPPAQTQASQNFKNENIALDSSVYTTGATQQTSTTQGNTMTSFPHPEFNETQPHPASNSTQHVTANQVSANPDILVQGLNAMQQIQAQTARAHEKFLETQTQASQALAALMSQTRGQVYAPAAHVIQPPAQPMPAPQPRPAAPAPAPPVQQTVTQPVYSQAPQKQPEPVKVQETPAQQVTTVPAPEVKNVLFEIVSRLTGFPVEMLEPDMNIESDLGVDSIKKVEIISELEKAFPDSKDLSAQGLGTVKTLGDICQAVETDQDPVPASEPTAPAVATEQKELNNNQPVQSQDSTLGILVNIISELTGFPKEMLEPEMNLESDLGIDSIKRVEILSRLEQEQPDAKALSSDDMGGLKTIADIINYLAPDKTTVSPKASKKKLRMTP